The window TCCTGAGCCAGGATCAAACTCTCCATAAAAGTGTTTGTCTTGCTCGATTTTAAAACTGACGGAATTAATTCTTAATTCCTTACCTATTTCTTTTGTTCAGTTTTCAAAGAACTTTTTGTTTCATTTTTGTTAGCCGCTCGTTTTGGCGACTTTATTAGATTACCATGTCGCAACCCTCGTTGTCAACAGCTTTTTTCAAAAACTTTTAATCGTTTATGTGAAGCTTATCAACACGTCAGTATTCCTTGCGACGAAGAATAATATACCATCATTTTCGCTCTTGTACAATAGTTTTTACGAAAAAAAGATAACTTTTATATGAGCTTTTATCGAGTGTTTACAGCTTATACAAGATACAGCGATCATACGGCTTGCCTTACACAAGATATAGTGAAATGGTAATCGTGAAATAACACCTTAATTATGATACTCCTTTTGCTAATTCCTATACTGACTTCCATATAAAATCAAAAAGCCAGCAAGAAGCTGGCTTTTGATTCTTAATTATTTTTCAGAATGACGCATTTGCGGGAATAACAGAACGTCTCGGATAGATGGTGAGTTTGTTAATAGCATCACTAGACGATCGATTCCGATTCCTAGTCCACCTGTAGGAGGCATACCATATTCAAGTGCCTCTACAAAATCTTCATCCATCATGTGTGCTTCGTCATTACCTTCAGCACGTTCTTTCAGTTGCTCTTCAAAACGTTCACGCTGATCGATTGGGTCATTTAGCTCAGAGAATGCATTGGCATGCTCACGACCTACAATAAATAGCTCAAAACGATCAGTAAAGCGAGGATCTTCAGGATTCTTCTTTGCTAAAGGTGAGATTGCAACTGGGTGACCATACACGAATGTAGGCTGAATCAGTTTTTCTTCAACAAAGTGTTCAAAGAATTCATTTACAACATGACCATAAGACATGTTGTCTTTTACAGGTACATTATGCTCTTTAGCTAGCGCACGAGCTTCTTCATCTGTCATTTCAGGCCAGAAATCTACACCCGCTGCCTCTTTAATTGCATCGACCATGTGTACTCTTTTCCAGCGCGGCTTAAGATCTACTTCATAGTCTCCGTATGTTACCGTTGTTGTGCCTAATACATCTTCAGCGATGTGAGCGACAAGATTCTCCGTTAATTCCATGATATCAAGGTAATCAGCGTATGCTTCATACAGCTCGATCATTGTAAATTCCGGATTATGACGAGTTGATACTCCTTCATTACGGAATACGCGACCGATCTCGTAAACCTTCTCAAGTCCACCTACGATAAGACGCTTAAGGTGAAGCTCGATTGCGATTCGCATGTATAGCTCCATATCAAGTGCATTGTGATGGGTGATGAAAGGACGAGCAGATGCTCCACCAGGAATGGAATGCATAGTAGGCGTTTCTACTTCTAAATATCCATTGTCATCTAAATAGCGACGCATAGAACGGATGATCTTAGAACGGGAAATAAACGTATCTTTTACTTCAGGGTTCATGATTAAGTCGACATAACGTTGACGGTAACGCTGTTCAACGTCTTTTAGTCCATGAAACTTGTCAGGAAGTGGACGCAGGGATTTTGTTAGTAACTGAAAATCCTTTGCTTTAATAGAAAGTTCTCCTACTTTCGTTTTAAAGACAAGTCCTGTTACCCCTACCCAGTCACCGATATCAATCGTATTGAATAGTTCGTATTGCTCATCACCAACAGCATCTAATCTTACATAGATTTGGATTTTGCCTGTTAAGTCTTGAATGTGAGCAAATCCAGCTTTCCCTTTTCCGCGTTTCGTCATGATACGACCAGCAAGAGTTACTGAGATCTCTTCATTATCAAGCTCTTCTTTTTCTTTTTCTCCGTATTCAGAAACAAGATCCGCTGCAGTATGCGTACGGTCGAACTTTGTACCAAAAGGATCTACTCCTTTTTCCGTTAATGCAGCTAACTTTTCTCTTCTAACACGAAGCAAGTCATTTAATTCTACTTCTTGGCTCATGGGAACACTCCTAGCTTTTAGCAGTTTTGAATATCAAGTATGGTATAAGTTAAATCTTCACCGAAAGGAACACGTACAGTTAAAGTCGAGTGAACCGTTTTTCCAATCGCAGCTTTTGCGATGGGAGATTGCACCGAGATCATGTTTTCGCGGGGATCAGCTTCAAAAGGATGTACGATTGTATATGTGTACCGCTCTTTATGGAATGTATCTTCAATTGTAATAGTAGAGCCGGGTTCTACATAATAGCCCGCTTCTCTAACCATCGGCCATGTGATCGATTGAGCTAAAATATCTTTTATCTCAGAAACCCGCGTATGAATGAATTCCTTTTCTGCTGTGTTTCGGCATTCCTTTTTACGTTTTAATAGGTATTGTAGTTCTTTTTCTAAGTTCCTGGTGCCTTCTTGGGTGAGTTTGAGCATAGCCATAGCTATTCCTCCTCCATTTTAATAAAGAAAAACACCGGATGCTGAATCTGTTGTTTTTAAGCAAACAACAGCCAGTCATCTGATGATCTGGCTGTATGTTGCTAATGTTAGCTGATTTTTTGTACTTCTTCTAATTGATCAACATAATCAAACAATAGTTTATTCATGCCTTCACGAGTAGTCATCTGGTTGATCGCGTTTCGAACAGAACCTGTTTGAGGCAAGCCTTTAAGATACCAAGCTGCGTGCTTCCTCATCTCTCTTGCAGCAACATCTTCACCTTTAAGGTCGATCAAGCGATCCATGTGAAGCATGCAGATGTTCATCTTTTCACGCGCAGTAGGTTCTGGCGCTATCAGACCGCTTTCAAGATATTGAACGGTTCGATAAAGCATCCATGGGTTGCCGAGTGCTGCTCTTCCGATCATAACTCCGTCTACTCCGTATTGGTCCATGCGGTCTTTCGCATCTTGAGGAGAAGAAACATCACCATTACCGATAACCGGAATCGAAACGTTCTTCTTCACTTCGCCGATAATGTCCCAATCTGCTACTCCTTCATACATCTGAACACGCGTACGGCCGTGTACAGCAACAGCAGCTCCGCCTGCACGTTCAACAGCTTGCGCATTCTTCACAGCATAGATATGATCTTCATCCCAACCGATACGCATTTTTACAGTTACCGGTTTTTGAACTGCATCAACCGTAGCCGCTACCATCTCGTAAATCTTGTCGGGATCAAGAAGCCACTTTGCTCCTGCATCACATTTTGTGATTTTAGGAACCGGACAACCCATATTGATATCAATAATGTCTGCGTTCGTATTTTTATCTACGTATTTAGCGGCAGCCACTAAAGATTCACGCTCGCCTCCAAAGATCTGAAGACTGAGCGGTTTTTCGCGTTCATCTACATAAAGCATCTTTAAAGACCTTTCGTTCTCATGCAGAATCCCTTTGTCACTTACCATCTCTGCGCAAACAAGTCCGGCCCCGAACTCTTTTGCGATCAATCGGAAAGCAGGGTTACACACACCAGCCATTGGCGCTAGAACTACCGGATTCTTTAAAGTAATATCACCGATCTTCAAGTTAACAATCACCTCGTTCCTCTTACTGGCTTTATATATCGATTCACTTATTGTAATTCTTCTACACTAATGCTGAATTGATCTGCAATCTTGTGAAGCAGATCACCTTTAGGCTTTCGGCTGCCCCGTTCCACCTCACCAAGAACCGAAACTGAGATTCCGATGTCTTTAGCAAGCTGTTCTTGGGTATAACCTTTTAACTTTCTGAACGCACGGATGCGTCTTCCCAGTCGGTCTTCTTCCATATGCGTACACCTTCTTTATCTCTTTGTTCGCAAAGGACTTGATGTAACGAAATTGATTTCTCCGGGTAGATATCATCTGGAGCAATTTCACATAGAGGTATGAGAACAAACGCCCTTTCAAGCATACGTGGATGCGGAATCGTTAACTCTTCCGTCTGTATACTTACACTATTATACAATAAAATGTCAAGGTCTATTGTTCGTGGTCCCCATTTTTGAACCCTTTTCCGGTCTAGTTTCATCTCTACGTCTTGTAGTTTACTCAAAAGCGCTTGTGGAGAAAGAGAGGTTTTGAGTTTTAATGCTAAATTTAAGAATAGCGGCTGATCTGTTACCCCTACAGGATCTGTCTCATAGATGGAAGAAACAGATTCTATGCTGATGTCATCAAACTCTTGCAAAAAAGAAATGGCTTGTTTAAGCAATCCTTCTCGATCTCCCATGTTCGAACCAACAGATAGATAAGCGATGTTGTAGCCATTCATCTATAAGCGACCTCTTGTGATCTCAACGGCAACCGATTCATAATGCCCAGGAATCGGAGGATCTGGTTTGATCACTCTAACCATCACTTCATCGACCAACATAAACTTGCTAAGTAGCGAGGCGGAAATCGCTTCAGCCAATGTTTCTAAAAGCTTGACTGGCTCACCTTCTACGATTTCTTTTACCGCTCCGTACACTTCTCCATAGTTGACTGTATTGTCTAGTTCATCGGAAAGTCCCGCTTGAGAAAGGTCCATGGATAATACTACGTCCACATTAAAACGCTGTCCAAGTTTTTGCTCTTCATTAAACACACCATGATAGCCATAAAACCTCATACCGTTCACATACATTTTATCCATGAGACACCGCTCCTTTTTTGAGCATGATGTCCATCATCTTTGTCATTCTGCTCATTTCTTTTACATCATGAACACGAACGATTGAGCAACCGCGTTCAATCCCTAAACAGACGGTCGCACCCGTTCCTTCCATCCGCTCTTCTACTGGCAGATCGAGTGCCTTACCGATCATCGATTTACGAGAAGTTCCTAGTAAAACAGGATAGCCTATCTGAACGATCTCATTCAATCTTCTGATCGTTTCAAGGTTTTGTTCGAACGTTTTAACAAAACCAACACCCGGATCTAGAATGATGTTATCAGGGTTGACGCCTGCCTTAACCGCAATCGCGATACTATGCTCGAGATCTGCGATTACATCTGGCATGAATTCTTGGTAGTTCGTATCAAATCGGTTATGCATGAGAATGACCGGCACATTCGTCTCAGCCATCACTCTCGGCATATCTGGATCAAGTTTAGCTCCCCACACATCGTTGATGATATGAGCACCTGCTTGTACAGCTTGATAGGCAGTCTCTGCTTTATACGTATCAATCGATAAAGGAACGTTTACTTCTTTTTTTAATGCTTCTATTACAGGAATCACACGTTCGAGCTCTTGTTCGAGCGGCACTTTCTCTGCACCAGGTCTTGTGGACTCTCCGCCGATATCGATCATATCAGCGCCGTCTTTCACCATCTGCTTCGCGTGAGAGATCGCCTGTTCGATTCGGTTGTGATGCCCGCCATCCGAAAATGAGTCTGGCGTCACATTAAGAATGCCCATCACATATGTTTTTTTTGAAAAATCAAGTACGTACTCACCGCAGTTCATTTTTTGCTGCCTTAGCATCATTTCGTGCATGGAGAATCTATCCTTTCAAAAAACATCAAATACTTCGATATTGTTTCTTCGTATGTTTCATATAGAGCTCTCTAAACTTCTGATACACTTCACCTTCAGCTCCAAGAAACGTTGTATCTTGAAAATGACTGACCGGAACGAGCTCTTGTATGGAGTTCGTAAGGAAAACTTCATCCGCTTCGGTTATTATCTCTATAGTATAGTTCCCCGTTTCTAGAGGAATGTTCAAACGTTCTGACGCACACATAACCCATTTTCTCGTAATCCCCTCTAAAATCCCAGTGGACGCGTGAGGAGTATAGAGCTTGTTATCTTTATACCAAAAGAGGTTCGATACGGTGCCTTCGCTGATATAGCCTTCTTGTGTCAGGAAAATGCCTTCTTGATTCATGTTAGAAAGCTCTCTCTTCCCTAGAATGCTATTTAAATAGTGATGAGATTTCAGCCGCTTCTCACCTTCTGGCGTATTGCGTCTCGTTTTAAGAAGAACCAGTTCTTTTTCTGAAACCTTACTTGTGTCCAAGAGAGGCTTTGTATACAAAACAACGACAGGTTCCACATAGGACTTCGTCTGTAATCCGATATCACCCACGCCAGCTGATACATTAAGTCTAAAATAAGCATCATTCATCTTATTTTTAGCGAGGAGTGTCTCCACCATCCCAATAACCATATCTGCATCTAGCACAAGGTTTATATTCAACTCGTCTAACGCTTCATGCAGCCGGGTCAAGTGCTCATCGATTAAAAAAGGAAAACCCTCATACGTTCTAAAGGTTTCAAACGCTCCTAAACCATACATGAAGCCATGATCATATGGTGAGATCATAGCATCATCTTTGGAAACCACTTTTCCGTTTAAATAGATGTACATGTAACTTCCTTGCCTTTATAGTAATCAATAAAATTTCTTAGCAATTTCTTTCCGTCTTCCGTTAGTATGGACTCGGGATGATATTGAACTCCTTCAATTGGAAGCTCTTTATGGCGAATCCCCATAATTTCTCCTTCACTTGTCCAAGAAGAGATCTCAAAGCATTCAGGCAGTGTTTCTCTTTTTACGATTAAAGAATGATAGCGCGTTGCCGGAAACTCTTGCGAAAGCCCGTTATATACCGTCTTCCCGTCATGAAGTACAGGAGATACTTTACCATGCATCAATCGCTCTGCTCGTACCACGTCTCCGCCGAACACTTGCGCGATCGACTGGTGACCTAAACAGACTCCAAAAATCGGGATCTTTCCTGCAAAATGCGAGATCGCTTCTAGGGAGATACCTGCTTCATTCGGAGAACACGGTCCCGGAGAAATCATTAAGAAATCGGGATTTAATTGCTCTATCTCTTGAATCGTTATCTCATCGTTTCGTTTTACGACTAACTCCTCACCCATCTCACCTAAATACTGAACGAGGTTGTACGTAAAAGAATCGTAATTATCAATCATTAAAATCATCTCGTCTCATCTCCTCTCATGTGCTGTCTTATACCAAAATTGACCCGAGCTCACTCTGCTCTTTGGCACGCCACAGCGCCTCTGCTTTTTTTAGACTTTCCTTATACTCACTTTCAGGTATAGAGTCAATAACGATACCCGCACCCGCTTGAACGTGTGCAGTTTCATTTTGACATATCATCGTCCGAATTGCGATATTCATTTCCGTATCGCCGTTAAAACCAATCCAGCCGATACTTCCTGTGTACACACCTCTACGAACAGGCTCTAACTCTTCGATGATCTCCATCGTTCTTACTTTTGGAGCCCCCGTGATCGTACCACCTGGGAATGTCGCTTTAATGCAATCGAACGCATCAAATTCTGACCGTAATGTTCCAACGACATTCGAGACAATATGCATCACGTGAGAATATCTCTCGATCACCATGAACTCATCTACATTCACGCTGCCGTAGACCGAAACTTTACCAAGATCGTTTCGTTCAAGATCGACGAGCATCACATGTTCAGCTCTTTCTTTTTCATTTTGAATCAGCGTGTTTGCAAGATCTATATCTTCTTCCTCTGTTCTGCCTCGCGGTCGTGTTCCCGCGATCGGACGGGTGCTGATCAGATCACCTTTTTTCTTTACTAAAAGTTCAGGTGAAGCACTAACAAGCTGGAAGTCTGGTGTTTCTAGGTAACTCATATATGGAGATGGGTTAATTCTTCTTAATTCTTCATACACGTTTAAAGGAGTTGTTCGCAGCGCCTTCGACTGTCTAACAGAAAGATTCACTTGAAACACATCACCATCAGAAATATATCTTTGTATCTTTTTAACCGCTTCTACAAAAACATCCTCTGTCATGGAAACGTGTTTAAAATCTTCAATAG of the Bacillus sp. E(2018) genome contains:
- the pabA gene encoding aminodeoxychorismate/anthranilate synthase component II; the protein is MILMIDNYDSFTYNLVQYLGEMGEELVVKRNDEITIQEIEQLNPDFLMISPGPCSPNEAGISLEAISHFAGKIPIFGVCLGHQSIAQVFGGDVVRAERLMHGKVSPVLHDGKTVYNGLSQEFPATRYHSLIVKRETLPECFEISSWTSEGEIMGIRHKELPIEGVQYHPESILTEDGKKLLRNFIDYYKGKEVTCTSI
- the folK gene encoding 2-amino-4-hydroxy-6-hydroxymethyldihydropteridine diphosphokinase, which produces MNGYNIAYLSVGSNMGDREGLLKQAISFLQEFDDISIESVSSIYETDPVGVTDQPLFLNLALKLKTSLSPQALLSKLQDVEMKLDRKRVQKWGPRTIDLDILLYNSVSIQTEELTIPHPRMLERAFVLIPLCEIAPDDIYPEKSISLHQVLCEQRDKEGVRIWKKTDWEDASVRSES
- the dusB gene encoding tRNA dihydrouridine synthase DusB, with translation MKIGDITLKNPVVLAPMAGVCNPAFRLIAKEFGAGLVCAEMVSDKGILHENERSLKMLYVDEREKPLSLQIFGGERESLVAAAKYVDKNTNADIIDINMGCPVPKITKCDAGAKWLLDPDKIYEMVAATVDAVQKPVTVKMRIGWDEDHIYAVKNAQAVERAGGAAVAVHGRTRVQMYEGVADWDIIGEVKKNVSIPVIGNGDVSSPQDAKDRMDQYGVDGVMIGRAALGNPWMLYRTVQYLESGLIAPEPTAREKMNICMLHMDRLIDLKGEDVAAREMRKHAAWYLKGLPQTGSVRNAINQMTTREGMNKLLFDYVDQLEEVQKIS
- the folB gene encoding dihydroneopterin aldolase, which gives rise to MDKMYVNGMRFYGYHGVFNEEQKLGQRFNVDVVLSMDLSQAGLSDELDNTVNYGEVYGAVKEIVEGEPVKLLETLAEAISASLLSKFMLVDEVMVRVIKPDPPIPGHYESVAVEITRGRL
- a CDS encoding anthranilate synthase component I family protein; this translates as MNKKWHVMHSCIPLSKEEWFYKYKSLAATEPRHVLLESGRTGKYSIIGLSPFAEVTGKQDVLTIKTDEGSTVLKGPIYEQFQNWFKDFDVERVEGLPDFTGGAIGYLSYDLTREFEKLPATSEDDLRLPDLYFLLFRDVFVYEHETSMLWMITLTENKDDSYCIDKLRAYKEMWEAPFSASTEVDQENLNYSIEDFKHVSMTEDVFVEAVKKIQRYISDGDVFQVNLSVRQSKALRTTPLNVYEELRRINPSPYMSYLETPDFQLVSASPELLVKKKGDLISTRPIAGTRPRGRTEEEDIDLANTLIQNEKERAEHVMLVDLERNDLGKVSVYGSVNVDEFMVIERYSHVMHIVSNVVGTLRSEFDAFDCIKATFPGGTITGAPKVRTMEIIEELEPVRRGVYTGSIGWIGFNGDTEMNIAIRTMICQNETAHVQAGAGIVIDSIPESEYKESLKKAEALWRAKEQSELGSILV
- a CDS encoding GreA/GreB family elongation factor, translated to MAMLKLTQEGTRNLEKELQYLLKRKKECRNTAEKEFIHTRVSEIKDILAQSITWPMVREAGYYVEPGSTITIEDTFHKERYTYTIVHPFEADPRENMISVQSPIAKAAIGKTVHSTLTVRVPFGEDLTYTILDIQNC
- a CDS encoding helix-turn-helix transcriptional regulator; amino-acid sequence: MEEDRLGRRIRAFRKLKGYTQEQLAKDIGISVSVLGEVERGSRKPKGDLLHKIADQFSISVEELQ
- the folP gene encoding dihydropteroate synthase, with the protein product MHEMMLRQQKMNCGEYVLDFSKKTYVMGILNVTPDSFSDGGHHNRIEQAISHAKQMVKDGADMIDIGGESTRPGAEKVPLEQELERVIPVIEALKKEVNVPLSIDTYKAETAYQAVQAGAHIINDVWGAKLDPDMPRVMAETNVPVILMHNRFDTNYQEFMPDVIADLEHSIAIAVKAGVNPDNIILDPGVGFVKTFEQNLETIRRLNEIVQIGYPVLLGTSRKSMIGKALDLPVEERMEGTGATVCLGIERGCSIVRVHDVKEMSRMTKMMDIMLKKGAVSHG
- the pabC gene encoding aminodeoxychorismate lyase → MYIYLNGKVVSKDDAMISPYDHGFMYGLGAFETFRTYEGFPFLIDEHLTRLHEALDELNINLVLDADMVIGMVETLLAKNKMNDAYFRLNVSAGVGDIGLQTKSYVEPVVVLYTKPLLDTSKVSEKELVLLKTRRNTPEGEKRLKSHHYLNSILGKRELSNMNQEGIFLTQEGYISEGTVSNLFWYKDNKLYTPHASTGILEGITRKWVMCASERLNIPLETGNYTIEIITEADEVFLTNSIQELVPVSHFQDTTFLGAEGEVYQKFRELYMKHTKKQYRSI
- the lysS gene encoding lysine--tRNA ligase, whose translation is MSQEVELNDLLRVRREKLAALTEKGVDPFGTKFDRTHTAADLVSEYGEKEKEELDNEEISVTLAGRIMTKRGKGKAGFAHIQDLTGKIQIYVRLDAVGDEQYELFNTIDIGDWVGVTGLVFKTKVGELSIKAKDFQLLTKSLRPLPDKFHGLKDVEQRYRQRYVDLIMNPEVKDTFISRSKIIRSMRRYLDDNGYLEVETPTMHSIPGGASARPFITHHNALDMELYMRIAIELHLKRLIVGGLEKVYEIGRVFRNEGVSTRHNPEFTMIELYEAYADYLDIMELTENLVAHIAEDVLGTTTVTYGDYEVDLKPRWKRVHMVDAIKEAAGVDFWPEMTDEEARALAKEHNVPVKDNMSYGHVVNEFFEHFVEEKLIQPTFVYGHPVAISPLAKKNPEDPRFTDRFELFIVGREHANAFSELNDPIDQRERFEEQLKERAEGNDEAHMMDEDFVEALEYGMPPTGGLGIGIDRLVMLLTNSPSIRDVLLFPQMRHSEK